A segment of the Xenorhabdus bovienii SS-2004 genome:
TGCAAATAATTGCTTACTTACTGCAAACAGGCTCCCTACGGAGGAGACTGAAGGAGCACGATGATATGACACAAGATTCACAGGACATGACAGTAACACAACTGTCTCTACCCAAAGGGGGCGGTGCGATCAGTGGTATGGGTGACGCCATCAGTAATGCAGGGCCGGATGGGATGGCTTCGCTTTCTGTGCCTTTGCCTATCTCTGCCGGTCGGGGGAGCGCACCGAATTTATCCCTGAACTACAGTAGTGGGGCAGGAAACGGGCCATTTGGTATTGGCTGGCAATCCAGTACCATGGCTATCAGCCGTCGTACTCAACATGGCGTACCGCAATATCACGGTGAAGATACTTTTTTATGTCCGATGGGAGAAGTGATGGCAGTTGCCGTCAATCCGAGCGGGCAACCCGATGTACGTCAGACCGATAAACTATTAGGCGGGCAACTGCCTGTTACTTATACTGTTACGCGTCATCAGCCCAGAAATATTCAGCATTTCAGCAAACTTGAATACTGGCAATCGCTAACGGATGTGGAAACCACGCCTTTTTGGTTAATGTATTCACCTGATGGGCAAATTCACATTTTCGGAAAAACTGAGCAGGCTCAGATCGCTAATCCGGCAGAGACGTCACAGATTGCCCAATGGCTATTGGAAGAGACCGTAACACCAACGGGAGAACACATTTATTACCAGTATCGGGCAGAAGACGATATCGGTTGTGATGACAGCGAAAAAAATGCCCACCCTAATGCCAGTGCTCAGCGTTATCTGGCTCAGGTGAACTACGGTAATATCACACCTGAATCCAGCCTGCTTGTGTTGAAGAATACGCCACCTGCTGATCACGAATGGCTATTCCATTTGGTATTTGATTATGGTGAACGAACGCAGGAAATAAACACGGTTCCTCCTTTCAAAGCACCTTCAAACAACTGGAGAATACGCCCAGACCGTTTCTCCCGCTTTGAATATGGTTTTGAAGTACGAACCCGCCGCCTGTGCCAACAAATTCTGATGTTCCATCGCCTGAAATCTCTTACAGGAGAACAGATTGACGGAGAAGAAACTCCTGCCTTGGTTGCCCGTCTGCTTCTCAGTTATGACCTGAACGACAGCGTGGCAACCCTGACTGCCATTCGGCAAATGGCGTATGAAACGGACGCAACCTTAATTGCTTTACCGCCACTGGAGTTTGACTATCAGCGCTTTGAGGCAAAAGTCACGCAAAAATGGCAGGAAATGCCTCAATTGGCTGGATTGAATGCCCAACAGCCTTACCAACTCGTCGATCTCTATGGTGAAGGTATTTCCGGCATCCTGTATCAGGATCGGCCTGGGGCATGGTGGTATCAGGCCCCCATCCGTCAGAAAAGTGTTGAAGATATTAACGCGGTAACCTATAGCCCAGTAAAACCCTTACCTAAGATCCCCAGTCAGCAGGACAGGGCAACGTTGATGGATATCGACGGTGATGGACATCTGGATTGGGTTATCACTGGCGCAGGCATTCAGGGACGGCACAGTATGCAGCCGAATGGCGAATGGACACACTTTATTCCCATTTCTGCACTGCCAACAGAATATTTTCATCCACAGGCACAACTGGCGGATCTGGTGGGAGCCGGGTTATCTGATTTAGCGCTGATTGGTCCCAGAAGTGTGCGTTTGTATGCCAACGACCGGGGAAACTGGAAAGCGGGTATTAATGTTATGCCACCTGATGGTGTGAATTTGCCGACATTCGGCGGTGATGCCAGCAGTCTGGTCGCATTTTCTGATATGTTAGGGTCGGGACAGCAGCATTTGGTAGAAATTGCCGCTCAGAGCGTTAAATGCTGGCCGAATCTAGGACATGGCCGTTTTGGTGAAGCTATTCTGCTGCCGGGGTTTAGCCAACCGAGTGGAATATTCAATGCTAACCAAGTTTTTCTGGCAGATCTCGATGGCTCCGGCACCGCCGATATCATCTATGCACACAGCAAGTATCTGGAAATTTATCTGAACGAAAGCGGCAACCGTTTTAGTGCACCCGTTCGACTTGATTTGCCGAAAGGGGTGATGTTTGATAATACCTGCCAGTTACAGGTGTCGGATATTCAAGGATTGGGCGCTGCCAGCATTGTACTGACCGTACCTCATATGGCACCGCGCCATTGGCGTTATGATTTTACTTACAATAAACCTTGGCTGCTCAATGTCATCAACAATAATTCTGGTGCAGAAACCACTTTGTTTTATCGTAGTTCCGCCCAATTCTGGCTGGATGAAAAAAGTCAGATCGAAGAATCGGGGAAATTTGCAGCGAGTTATCTTCCTTTTCCCATACATTTGTTGTGGCGCAA
Coding sequences within it:
- a CDS encoding SpvB/TcaC N-terminal domain-containing protein gives rise to the protein MTQDSQDMTVTQLSLPKGGGAISGMGDAISNAGPDGMASLSVPLPISAGRGSAPNLSLNYSSGAGNGPFGIGWQSSTMAISRRTQHGVPQYHGEDTFLCPMGEVMAVAVNPSGQPDVRQTDKLLGGQLPVTYTVTRHQPRNIQHFSKLEYWQSLTDVETTPFWLMYSPDGQIHIFGKTEQAQIANPAETSQIAQWLLEETVTPTGEHIYYQYRAEDDIGCDDSEKNAHPNASAQRYLAQVNYGNITPESSLLVLKNTPPADHEWLFHLVFDYGERTQEINTVPPFKAPSNNWRIRPDRFSRFEYGFEVRTRRLCQQILMFHRLKSLTGEQIDGEETPALVARLLLSYDLNDSVATLTAIRQMAYETDATLIALPPLEFDYQRFEAKVTQKWQEMPQLAGLNAQQPYQLVDLYGEGISGILYQDRPGAWWYQAPIRQKSVEDINAVTYSPVKPLPKIPSQQDRATLMDIDGDGHLDWVITGAGIQGRHSMQPNGEWTHFIPISALPTEYFHPQAQLADLVGAGLSDLALIGPRSVRLYANDRGNWKAGINVMPPDGVNLPTFGGDASSLVAFSDMLGSGQQHLVEIAAQSVKCWPNLGHGRFGEAILLPGFSQPSGIFNANQVFLADLDGSGTADIIYAHSKYLEIYLNESGNRFSAPVRLDLPKGVMFDNTCQLQVSDIQGLGAASIVLTVPHMAPRHWRYDFTYNKPWLLNVINNNSGAETTLFYRSSAQFWLDEKSQIEESGKFAASYLPFPIHLLWRNEVLDEITGNRLTKGMSYAHGAWDGREREFCGFGRVTQIDTDEFAKGTTEKTPDENIYPSRSISWFSTGLPEVDSQLPAEYWRGDDQAFAGFTPRFTRYEKADAGQAGQDIPIKEPTETEAYWLNRAMKGQLLRSEVYGDDKTENAKIPYTVTEARCQVRLIPSNDEAAPSSWASIIENRSYHYERIVVDPSCKQQVVLNADEYGFPQAKVDIAYPRRNKPTQNPYPDSLPDTLFADSYDDQQKQLYLTKQQQSYYHLTHQDDWVLGLTDTRYSEVYHYAQTDAQSDIPKAGLTLEDLLKVDGLIGKDKTFSYLGQQRVAYVGGDAEKPTRQVRVAYTETAAFDDNALHAFDGVMTSAELTQQLLAGGYLYVPQVSDAAGSSGKVWVARQGYTEYGDASQFYRPLTQRKSLLTGKYTLSWDTHYCVVVKTEDGAGMTTQAKYDYRFLLPAQLTDINDNQHIVTFNALGQVTSSRFWGTENGKMSGYSTPENKPFTVPDTVEKAFALQPAIPVSQCNIYVPDSWMRLLPQQSLTGRLKEGETLWNVLYRAGVVTEDGLLCELACRRWLNRQTTSSMAAVTLQQILAQTPRQPPHAMTITTDRYDSDSQQQLRQSIALSDGFGRVLQSAQRHEAGKAWQRAEDGSLVVDSTGKPVVADTTTRWAVSGRTEYDGKGQTIRAYLPYYLNDWRYVSDDSARDDLYADTHFYDPLGREYQVKTAKGFWRENRFMPWFVVNEDENDTAARLTS